From Methanothrix sp., the proteins below share one genomic window:
- the purB gene encoding adenylosuccinate lyase, translating to MPIHPIDYRYGTPEMKAIWEEDYRIRMLFRVEAALARAEEEVGLIPKGAADAISRAAEIASPQRAKEIEAEIGHDMMAVVLAMAEVCDYGEWIHLGATSNDILDTATGLQLKASLAIIESKLRELLRVLLDMAMENKDLVCSGRTHGQMAVPTTYGLRFAIWASEIARHIDRLREIRPRAAVGKISGAVGTQAAFGPHGMTIQRRVMEILGLNEVDVSNQVVQRDRHAEVICLLALIASTLDKICVEIRTLQRTEIAEVEESFGRRQVGSSTMPHKRNPIRSEQVCGLARVVRAQVEPAFANIPLWDERDLTNSSCERVIFPEAFVLTDHILNLTIRILRGLRIRKENVERNLNLLKGLNMAEAVMVELAKRGAGRQTSHEILRNASMRAFEEGRQLLDVLLEDGSVTKYIGEDELRELLDPHRYTGTAVEQVERLERKLRAYCGD from the coding sequence ATGCCGATACATCCGATAGATTACAGGTATGGAACGCCGGAGATGAAGGCGATCTGGGAGGAGGATTACAGGATCAGAATGCTCTTCAGGGTGGAGGCTGCCCTTGCCAGGGCCGAGGAGGAGGTCGGCCTCATCCCAAAGGGTGCTGCAGATGCGATATCGAGGGCAGCTGAGATCGCGTCGCCCCAGCGGGCAAAGGAGATCGAGGCTGAGATAGGGCATGACATGATGGCGGTGGTCCTGGCGATGGCAGAGGTCTGCGATTACGGGGAGTGGATACACCTCGGCGCGACATCGAATGATATTCTCGACACAGCCACAGGCCTGCAGCTCAAAGCATCCCTGGCTATCATCGAGTCAAAGCTCAGGGAGCTGCTCAGAGTCCTTCTGGATATGGCCATGGAGAACAAAGATCTCGTATGCTCCGGAAGAACACACGGACAGATGGCTGTTCCAACAACATATGGACTGAGGTTTGCGATATGGGCCTCAGAGATCGCCCGCCACATCGACAGGCTCAGGGAGATACGGCCCAGAGCCGCAGTCGGGAAGATCAGCGGTGCTGTTGGGACACAGGCAGCATTCGGGCCTCACGGAATGACCATACAGCGCAGGGTCATGGAGATCCTCGGGCTAAACGAGGTCGATGTCTCCAACCAGGTCGTCCAGAGAGATCGCCATGCAGAGGTCATCTGTCTCCTGGCTCTCATCGCGTCGACTCTCGACAAGATCTGCGTGGAGATAAGAACGCTGCAGAGAACAGAGATTGCAGAGGTGGAGGAGAGCTTCGGGAGGCGGCAGGTCGGCTCCAGCACAATGCCGCACAAGAGAAATCCGATAAGATCTGAGCAGGTCTGTGGCCTTGCGAGGGTTGTCAGAGCACAGGTCGAGCCGGCGTTTGCGAACATACCCCTCTGGGACGAGAGGGATCTCACAAACTCGAGCTGCGAGCGCGTCATATTCCCGGAGGCGTTCGTGCTCACGGATCATATACTCAATCTCACCATCAGGATCCTCAGAGGTCTCAGGATACGAAAGGAGAATGTTGAAAGAAACCTCAACCTCCTCAAGGGTCTGAACATGGCTGAGGCGGTCATGGTCGAGCTGGCGAAGAGGGGCGCTGGCAGGCAGACATCCCATGAGATACTGAGGAATGCATCAATGAGGGCTTTCGAGGAGGGGCGGCAGCTGCTGGACGTTCTCCTCGAGGATGGAAGTGTCACAAAGTACATCGGGGAGGATGAGCTCAGAGAGCTGCTCGATCCACACAGGTACACAGGCACAGCTGTTGAGCAGGTGGAGCGGCTTGAGAGGAAGCTCAGGGCATACTGTGGGGATTGA